In Rutidosis leptorrhynchoides isolate AG116_Rl617_1_P2 chromosome 2, CSIRO_AGI_Rlap_v1, whole genome shotgun sequence, one genomic interval encodes:
- the LOC139889286 gene encoding uncharacterized protein yields MEVSNVNNGGMFNGMERLVGNNYKYWKMCMEAYLQGQDLWELVAGSDVVIPIETLEHGESRRKWKIKCGKALFALRTSISKECIEHVRDISSPKEVWDTLEKLFTRKNTASICAEILEIDDKEKISESRLRRYLIRGLKKEYVPFITSIQGWATQPSVEELENLLTNQEALAK; encoded by the exons ATGGAAGTCTCAAATGTAAACAATGGAGGTATGTTCAATGGTATGGAGAGACTTGTAGGCAACAACTACAAGTATTGGAAGATGTGTATGGAGGCTTACCTTCAAGGTCAAGACTTATGGGAACTTGTGGCTGGAAGTGATGTCGTTATTCCCATAGAAACTCTTGAGCATGGTGAATCACGAAGGAAATGGAAGATAAAGTGTGGGAAGGCTCTCTTTGCATTGAGGACATCAATTAGCAAAGAGTGCATAGAACACGTTCGTGATATAAGTTCGCCAAAGGAAGTGTGGGACACTCTTGAAAAACTCTTCACAAGGAAGAACACCGCAAG CATTTGTGCAGAAATTTTAGAGATTGATGATAAAGAGAAGATTAGTGAATCTCGTTTGCGTCGGTATTTGATTCGTGGGTTGAAGAAGGAGTATGTCCCGTTTATAACCTCTATTCAAGGGTGGGCTACTCAACCTTCGGTTGAAGAATTAGAAAATCTTCTCACTAATCAAGAAGCTTTGGCTAagtaa